One Ensifer adhaerens genomic window, CGGATGCCTGGCATAAACGTCGCCCATCTCCTCGGTCTTTGCGAGCACGAGTTTGCCATCCGGGCCTCTGCGGATCGCGTCAAATGCGGCCTCGACCGGTGCGGGGCTGACAAGCACACCGCCCTCGTCAGCAAGAACCAGGAGGCTTACGAAGGAAAGTCCGAAAGCCAGCAGTATCGCCAATTGGAGAACGAGAAGCTGAGCGATCAACCGCTGTTTGAGGGATCGAGGCCATAGTTTCCTCACCGGCGGCACCATAGGGCTGGATTGAATGCGCGGTGCATCGTCGGGCCTCGCTCGGACACGTTCGAAGGGATCAAACTTTTTGAAATCACGCAAATCTGAAAGAGGATCGTTCTACACGTTTTCAGGATTTGCTCTCAATCCGAGTGAAGCTGCAAACTCGAGATTGCACCGACATTACGCCCTCTGTTCGCGGCCCGGAGCTGCGGCGCCGGGCCGCGACCTTCTCTGCTCATCATCATGCATGCGCATGCGGGTGCTGCCGTTCGTCCCAGACCGACCAGATCGCGAGCGCAGTCACCAATGCCCCGAGGACGACATGCGTCCACATGGGATTGGCGCTGGTCGAGAAGCCGAGCAGCCAGGGGGAAGCGATCAGCCAGAGCCCGACGATGAGGCTTGCCCATTCCTCCCATTCCGCAAACATGGCAAGCGTTGCGATCGCCAGAACGCCGAGCACGACGGCGGCGGCCCAAGCGTTCCAAGCCGGAACGCTCTCGACAACGAAGCCCATGATCCAGGGGGAGACGAACAGGCAGATGGCGAGAACCAGATTGATCCAGTCCTGCGCTTTCTTTCCTTCCATCAGTGCCATGACAACCTCCACGAATGAAGCTTGATCAAAGCGTACGACCGCGTGCGGCGCACGCTCTGGAAACTATAATAAATTCAACCGAAACCGCTTTCAAATCTTTTTCGCGCGAGCATCCGGTGATCGCACGCGCAAAAGCGCGCTGCGGACCGGCGGACCGCAGCTTTCAAGGGGGGCCGAAGCGCCGTCTGGCCATCCGCTACGTCGAACTCTAGTAGCCGCGCGCAGCGCCTGCGCCGATACGGCTGTCAACCGCGCCGTTGTAGCGGGCGCCGCCGCCGGCCTCGATGTCGGAGAGGCTTTCGCCGCCGACGAGGATGCCGGTTGCCTGGCCCCAGATGGTCCAGTTTTCGTCGATCTGGACATTGTGGCCCATCGCCGACAGCAGCTTGCGGGTATCGGGCGAAAGCGCATAGGGTTCCATGAACACCTTGTCCGGCAGCCATT contains:
- a CDS encoding SPW repeat protein, whose protein sequence is MALMEGKKAQDWINLVLAICLFVSPWIMGFVVESVPAWNAWAAAVVLGVLAIATLAMFAEWEEWASLIVGLWLIASPWLLGFSTSANPMWTHVVLGALVTALAIWSVWDERQHPHAHA